A section of the Pimelobacter simplex genome encodes:
- a CDS encoding FadR/GntR family transcriptional regulator → MANQVELKAVSRPRLYEQLVEQLVTYIVEAGLSVGDRLPAERDLASQLRVSRASVSQALIALEVQGIVDVRHGDGAIILDIPVGRQMLSALGARRRRLRDVIEAREAMEVKLAALAAERRDDNDLAAIDDALLFMQHEIEHNELGMSGDERFHAAVTAAGHSALLGDLMSEISELIRESRTESLSQPGRPEASLKGHQLVADAIRARDPEAASRAMALHIASVSDVALLREA, encoded by the coding sequence GTGGCGAACCAGGTTGAGTTGAAGGCCGTCTCTCGGCCTCGCCTCTACGAGCAACTCGTCGAGCAGCTGGTCACCTATATCGTCGAAGCCGGGCTGAGCGTCGGAGATCGCTTGCCGGCCGAGCGCGATCTTGCGAGCCAGCTGCGCGTGAGCCGAGCGTCGGTTAGCCAAGCGCTGATCGCGCTTGAGGTGCAGGGCATCGTCGACGTCAGGCATGGCGACGGAGCCATCATCTTGGACATTCCGGTGGGCCGACAGATGCTGAGTGCGCTCGGTGCACGCCGGCGACGGTTGCGCGATGTGATCGAGGCCCGCGAAGCGATGGAAGTAAAACTTGCGGCACTCGCCGCAGAGCGCCGAGACGACAACGACTTGGCTGCGATCGACGACGCGCTCCTTTTCATGCAACACGAGATCGAGCACAACGAATTGGGCATGTCAGGAGACGAGCGGTTCCATGCTGCCGTGACCGCCGCGGGCCATTCGGCTCTTCTCGGCGACTTGATGTCGGAGATCTCCGAACTCATTCGAGAGTCACGCACAGAGTCACTGTCCCAGCCTGGGCGGCCCGAAGCTTCCCTGAAAGGGCACCAGTTGGTCGCCGACGCGATTCGAGCCCGTGATCCCGAAGCGGCTTCGCGAGCAATGGCTCTACACATCGCCTCGGTGTCGGACGTCGCGCTCTTGCGGGAAGCTTGA
- a CDS encoding urea carboxylase-associated family protein, which translates to MGSARIHAKVEPARGFAAVLHAGETLRITDIEGSQVSDLVAFSAADRAERFSPGNTRKLNNSVLLATGDVLYSNKCAPLLRLGKDLVGRHDVTSSWCSPYDYPIRFGIHDHPSCLGILTEVLEPYAIRETDIPEPFNVFMHTQVNGQTGEFTVHAPMSNAGDYLDLIAEQEVLIALTACPQDMNDCNGGAITPLEVMIK; encoded by the coding sequence ATGGGATCAGCTCGAATCCACGCCAAGGTCGAGCCAGCACGCGGATTTGCCGCTGTTCTGCACGCCGGAGAGACTCTCCGCATAACGGACATCGAAGGCAGCCAGGTCTCTGACCTGGTCGCATTCTCGGCCGCTGACCGCGCCGAGCGCTTCTCGCCGGGAAATACGCGCAAGCTCAACAACTCTGTGCTGCTCGCCACCGGTGACGTGCTGTACAGCAACAAGTGCGCCCCCTTGCTGAGGCTTGGCAAGGACCTGGTCGGCCGGCATGACGTGACCTCCTCGTGGTGCAGCCCTTACGACTACCCGATCCGGTTCGGTATCCACGATCACCCCAGCTGCTTGGGAATCCTGACCGAGGTCTTGGAACCATACGCGATTCGAGAGACGGACATTCCCGAGCCGTTCAATGTCTTCATGCACACGCAGGTCAACGGTCAGACCGGCGAGTTCACGGTGCACGCGCCGATGTCCAACGCGGGGGACTATCTGGACCTGATCGCCGAACAGGAGGTCCTGATCGCTCTGACCGCCTGCCCACAGGACATGAACGATTGCAACGGCGGCGCCATCACCCCGCTCGAGGTCATGATCAAATGA
- a CDS encoding amidase, which translates to MNDTSLCELDAVEMAAMLKRGELSSSELLDAHFKRIEQTNPAVNALVTLNKEEAYASAAAADRALKTGVPLGPLHGLPVAIKDSHSTGGLRTTNGSCLYADFVPIADELIVERIRRAGALIVGKTNVPEFSTGSHTFNDVFGLTRNPYDLTKSAGGSSGGAAAALACGMAALADGSDMGGSLRNPASFCNVVGLRPSVGRVPKWPSLLPHATLSVQGPMARTVADVNLLFATIAGHDPRSPISVLQDAESLGAGIGRDVRGLRIAWSPDLGGAVPVENEVVDALTSQLAIFESLGCSVEQASIDFTGADAAFRVLRGWQLHHELGALLRENPGAMKDSLIENIRFGASLSGADVGRAAFIQGQLFERTREFFSDYDVLLLPVSQVVPFDASIEYPSTVAQTEQKDYLDWMQSAYLVTMTGSPALSVPAGFTEAGLPVGIQIVVPHLREDVALQVGHAFEAVTGTGRRRPSLLSC; encoded by the coding sequence ATGAATGACACGTCACTGTGTGAACTCGATGCCGTGGAGATGGCGGCTATGCTTAAGCGCGGAGAATTGTCCTCCTCCGAGTTGTTAGACGCACATTTTAAGCGCATTGAGCAGACCAACCCTGCGGTCAACGCTTTGGTTACCCTCAACAAGGAGGAGGCATACGCGTCTGCTGCGGCCGCTGACCGGGCGTTGAAAACTGGGGTCCCGCTTGGGCCGCTGCATGGACTGCCGGTTGCGATCAAGGACAGTCACTCGACCGGCGGGTTGAGAACAACCAACGGGTCATGCCTCTACGCGGACTTTGTGCCTATTGCAGATGAACTCATCGTCGAACGCATCCGCCGAGCCGGCGCCTTGATCGTGGGAAAGACAAATGTTCCAGAGTTTTCGACCGGGTCGCACACCTTCAACGACGTATTCGGGCTCACGCGCAACCCATACGACTTGACGAAATCGGCTGGCGGATCTAGCGGCGGTGCCGCGGCGGCGCTCGCCTGCGGTATGGCGGCCTTGGCAGATGGATCCGACATGGGCGGATCGCTCCGAAACCCCGCGTCGTTCTGCAACGTGGTCGGACTCCGGCCTTCCGTCGGACGAGTTCCCAAGTGGCCATCGCTACTGCCGCATGCGACGTTGTCGGTGCAGGGACCGATGGCACGGACGGTCGCCGACGTCAATCTCTTGTTCGCGACCATCGCGGGACATGACCCTCGTTCACCGATCTCGGTCCTGCAAGACGCCGAATCGCTGGGCGCGGGCATCGGACGCGACGTGCGAGGCCTCCGCATCGCCTGGTCGCCGGACCTCGGCGGCGCAGTCCCGGTTGAGAACGAGGTGGTCGATGCACTGACCTCTCAACTCGCCATCTTCGAGTCCTTGGGCTGTTCCGTCGAGCAGGCGTCCATCGATTTCACCGGCGCGGACGCGGCCTTCCGCGTTCTTCGAGGCTGGCAACTGCATCACGAGCTCGGGGCACTCCTTCGCGAAAACCCCGGAGCAATGAAGGACTCGTTGATCGAGAACATCAGGTTCGGCGCGAGCCTGAGTGGAGCGGACGTCGGCCGAGCTGCTTTCATCCAGGGACAATTGTTCGAACGAACTCGAGAATTCTTCAGCGATTACGACGTCCTGCTTCTACCCGTTTCGCAGGTCGTCCCGTTCGATGCCAGCATAGAGTACCCCTCGACCGTTGCACAGACGGAGCAGAAAGACTATTTGGACTGGATGCAATCCGCCTATCTCGTCACGATGACTGGCAGCCCCGCATTGTCGGTACCAGCTGGTTTTACTGAGGCCGGTCTACCGGTCGGTATTCAAATTGTGGTGCCGCATCTCCGCGAAGATGTTGCGCTTCAAGTCGGTCATGCCTTCGAGGCTGTTACGGGAACTGGCCGCCGTCGCCCGAGTTTGTTGTCGTGCTGA
- a CDS encoding IS256 family transposase → MALPQSALSEILEAFRAGDGVDLIRDSVRLALQELIELEATQQIGAAPYERTEDRTAERNGHRPRMLTTKAGDVELRIPKLRKGSFFPIILEPRRRIDQALYAVVMEAYVHGISTRSVDDLVEAMGGSGVSKSEVSRICANLDEQVGAFRTRSLDHVEFPYIYLDATYLHVRNAPGKGGQVVSMAVVVATGVSATGEREILGLDVGDSEDEVFWRAFLLSLKQRGLAGVQLVISDQHSGLVKALGRAFQGVAHQRCRVHFARNLLAHVPKGQAELVATAFRMIFAQPTPEDVHAAWDKTREELAARFPKLGPLMDAAKAEVLAFTAFPREHWRKVWSTNPLERVNKEIKRRARVVGIFPNAAAVIRLVGAVLIDMHDEWIAGERRYLSEGSMAKLYETSNTHPVAAIDNGDA, encoded by the coding sequence ATGGCCTTGCCCCAGTCTGCCCTGTCCGAGATCCTCGAGGCGTTCCGTGCCGGTGATGGCGTCGATCTCATCCGTGATTCGGTCCGGCTCGCGCTCCAAGAGCTGATCGAGCTCGAAGCCACCCAGCAGATCGGCGCGGCGCCCTATGAGCGCACCGAGGACCGCACAGCCGAGCGGAACGGCCACCGTCCGCGGATGCTGACCACCAAGGCCGGCGATGTCGAGTTGCGCATCCCCAAGCTGCGCAAGGGCTCGTTCTTCCCGATCATCCTCGAGCCGCGGCGCCGTATCGACCAGGCGCTGTACGCGGTAGTCATGGAAGCCTACGTCCACGGCATCTCCACCCGCTCGGTCGACGACCTGGTCGAGGCGATGGGCGGCAGCGGTGTCTCCAAGTCCGAGGTCTCCCGGATCTGCGCCAACCTCGATGAGCAGGTCGGCGCGTTCCGCACCCGCAGTCTGGATCATGTCGAGTTCCCCTACATCTACCTCGACGCGACCTACCTCCACGTCCGTAACGCCCCGGGCAAGGGCGGTCAGGTGGTGTCGATGGCGGTGGTCGTCGCGACCGGCGTGAGCGCGACCGGGGAGCGGGAGATCCTCGGCCTAGATGTCGGCGACAGCGAGGACGAGGTCTTCTGGCGCGCCTTCTTGCTCAGCCTCAAGCAGCGCGGCCTGGCCGGCGTGCAGCTGGTCATCTCAGACCAGCACTCCGGACTGGTCAAGGCGCTGGGCCGGGCGTTCCAGGGTGTCGCGCACCAGCGGTGCCGGGTCCACTTCGCGCGCAACCTGCTCGCTCACGTGCCCAAGGGGCAGGCCGAGCTCGTGGCGACCGCGTTCCGGATGATCTTCGCCCAGCCCACGCCCGAGGACGTCCACGCGGCGTGGGACAAGACCCGCGAGGAGCTCGCCGCCCGGTTCCCCAAGCTCGGTCCGTTGATGGACGCCGCCAAGGCCGAGGTCCTGGCCTTCACCGCGTTCCCGCGCGAGCACTGGCGCAAGGTCTGGTCGACCAACCCGTTGGAGCGCGTGAATAAGGAAATCAAGCGCCGGGCCCGGGTCGTAGGCATCTTCCCCAACGCCGCCGCCGTCATCCGACTCGTCGGAGCCGTGCTGATCGACATGCACGACGAATGGATCGCCGGCGAGCGCCGCTACCTCTCAGAAGGCTCCATGGCCAAGCTCTACGAGACCAGCAATACTCACCCCGTCGCCGCCATCGACAACGGCGACGCGTAG
- a CDS encoding IS3 family transposase (programmed frameshift): MPEKRRKFTPEFKDEAVKMVIESSRSIAEVAREIHVNEGTLGNWCAKYREANPEEESPLSISERARLRELESEVRELRMRNEFLGKSGGLLRPGVSVSAKYEFIDAQKAHYPVVKMCAWAGVSRSGFYDWADRPASATAQRRERLKAVIEAVFDDSDATYGYRRIHASLGRMGEDASPELVRGLMRELGLVPCQPRPSRPTTTIAGDAAAVPDLLGRDFTAHAPGTKLVSDITYIGTDEGWLYLATVIDCATKACIGYAMADHMRTSLVVEALDMAARNYTLESQCVIHSDRGTQYMSDEFARAASRLDLRRSVGRTGICFDNALAESFNAAVKVERVNRVTYPTRDEARKDVARYIEFRYNRLRLHSALGYRTPQEVHDEYCNQQQAA, translated from the exons ATGCCGGAAAAGCGTCGAAAGTTCACGCCTGAGTTCAAGGACGAGGCCGTGAAAATGGTGATCGAGTCGTCTCGTTCGATCGCCGAGGTCGCCCGCGAGATCCACGTCAATGAAGGCACGCTGGGAAACTGGTGCGCGAAGTACCGGGAGGCGAACCCCGAGGAAGAGTCGCCACTGTCGATATCGGAGCGTGCCCGACTTCGTGAGCTCGAGAGTGAAGTTCGCGAACTGCGGATGCGTAACGAGTTCTTGG GGAAAAGCGGCGGCCTTCTTCGCCCAGGAGTATCGGTGAGCGCGAAATACGAGTTCATCGACGCGCAGAAGGCGCACTATCCGGTGGTCAAGATGTGCGCCTGGGCCGGGGTGTCCCGGTCTGGCTTCTACGACTGGGCCGACCGGCCCGCCTCGGCCACCGCACAGCGTCGCGAGCGACTCAAGGCCGTGATCGAGGCCGTCTTCGACGACTCCGACGCCACCTACGGCTACCGGCGGATCCACGCTTCCCTCGGCCGCATGGGCGAGGACGCCAGCCCGGAGCTGGTGCGGGGGCTGATGCGCGAGCTCGGACTGGTGCCGTGCCAGCCCCGGCCGTCCCGGCCGACCACCACCATCGCCGGCGACGCCGCCGCAGTGCCCGACCTCCTCGGACGCGACTTCACCGCCCACGCGCCGGGAACCAAACTCGTCTCCGATATCACCTACATCGGCACGGATGAGGGCTGGTTGTACCTGGCGACGGTGATCGACTGCGCCACCAAGGCCTGCATCGGCTACGCCATGGCCGACCACATGCGCACCTCTTTGGTAGTCGAGGCATTGGATATGGCCGCACGCAACTACACCCTGGAATCACAATGTGTGATCCACTCGGATCGCGGAACGCAATACATGAGCGACGAATTTGCCCGCGCAGCCTCACGACTCGATCTTCGCCGGTCGGTGGGTAGAACTGGGATCTGTTTCGATAACGCGTTAGCCGAATCGTTCAACGCAGCGGTGAAAGTCGAACGGGTCAATCGCGTGACCTATCCCACCCGCGACGAAGCGAGGAAAGACGTGGCCCGGTACATCGAATTCCGCTATAATCGCCTACGTCTTCATTCAGCACTCGGCTACCGCACCCCACAAGAGGTCCACGACGAGTACTGCAACCAGCAGCAGGCAGCGTAA
- the istB gene encoding IS21-like element helper ATPase IstB, translating to MTATTPPPLPADLNEGLKRLKMAAMRRLAPELLVTAKTQRWKPEEFLRTLIEAEITSRDASNARTRMRQAAFPVTKTLEEFDVAASSIPPATFDYLASLEWIRAAENVCMIGPAGTGKSHRLIALGIAAVQHGHRVRYFTAAELVETLYRGLADNSVGKVIDNLLRNDLLLVDELGFAPLDDTGAQLLFRFVAAAYERRALGIASHWPFESWGRFLPEHTTAVSMLDRLLHHCHTVVTDGDSYRMRQARAKGGTRLKTS from the coding sequence ATGACCGCGACCACTCCACCGCCGCTGCCGGCCGACCTGAACGAGGGGCTGAAGCGGTTGAAGATGGCCGCGATGCGCCGCCTGGCACCAGAACTGCTGGTCACCGCCAAGACCCAAAGATGGAAGCCCGAGGAGTTCCTGCGCACCCTCATCGAAGCCGAGATCACCTCCCGCGACGCATCGAACGCCCGCACCCGGATGAGGCAGGCAGCCTTCCCGGTCACCAAGACGCTCGAAGAGTTCGACGTCGCCGCATCCTCGATCCCGCCCGCCACCTTCGACTACCTCGCATCCCTGGAGTGGATCCGGGCGGCCGAGAACGTGTGCATGATCGGACCCGCCGGCACCGGGAAGTCCCACAGGCTGATCGCGTTGGGCATCGCCGCCGTCCAGCACGGGCACCGGGTGCGGTACTTCACCGCCGCCGAGCTCGTCGAGACCCTCTACCGAGGGCTGGCCGACAACTCCGTCGGGAAGGTCATCGACAACCTGCTGCGCAACGACCTGCTCCTGGTCGATGAGCTCGGGTTCGCACCCCTGGACGACACCGGAGCACAACTGCTGTTCCGGTTCGTCGCGGCCGCCTACGAACGCAGGGCGCTCGGCATCGCATCCCACTGGCCCTTCGAGTCCTGGGGACGATTCCTGCCCGAGCACACCACCGCGGTCAGCATGCTCGACCGGCTCCTGCACCACTGCCACACCGTCGTCACCGACGGCGACTCCTACCGCATGCGACAAGCTCGAGCGAAGGGAGGAACCCGACTCAAGACCAGTTGA
- the istA gene encoding IS21 family transposase produces the protein MKNAKERMDVIAAYRDVGTYRGAAEICGTTHKTVKRIIEAHELISEGGFPPERVARAKNFDEVAELVAASVKKTAGKISAKRLLPAARTAGYEGSDRNFRRLVAAAKSEWRRGQARAGGRRPAIWSPGEVLAIDWGEEVIAGRKVHVFCAVLAWSRFRFVRFAADEQQATTLAMLAECFEVLGGVPKVVLADRMGCLKGGVVANVVVPAPDYVRFATHYRFRPDFCHGADPESKGIVENLVGYAKDDLLVPFELDDDPWAEGLAGLNIRAVAWCEEVNSGRHSEICEIPAERLESERELLADLPSLRLEVGPKPITRKVDKLSCIRFGSARYSVPNRLIGTTVTVLVDERDRVLRVIEPITGELHAEHQLVAPGETSIVDAHYDRPRPDTPRRGARPRTAAEREFLALGPAAEQFLVGAAAAGVTKLNTEIGALLTLGAAHGHHALAGALERAVAFGRWRADDVRSILATNGHAPRPTAAGQALVMTLPTVPTRSLDAYRIDLDAEGGEGA, from the coding sequence TTGAAGAACGCGAAGGAACGAATGGACGTGATTGCCGCCTACCGAGACGTAGGCACCTATCGAGGGGCCGCGGAGATCTGCGGCACCACTCACAAGACGGTGAAGCGGATCATCGAGGCCCACGAGCTGATCAGCGAGGGTGGGTTTCCACCGGAGCGGGTGGCTCGGGCGAAGAACTTCGACGAGGTCGCTGAACTGGTCGCGGCGAGTGTGAAGAAGACCGCAGGCAAGATCAGCGCGAAGCGGCTGCTGCCGGCCGCACGCACGGCCGGCTATGAGGGCTCGGACCGCAACTTCCGACGCTTGGTCGCTGCGGCGAAGAGTGAGTGGCGTCGGGGTCAGGCCCGTGCTGGTGGCCGTCGTCCGGCGATCTGGTCGCCGGGTGAGGTGCTGGCCATCGACTGGGGCGAGGAGGTCATCGCCGGTCGGAAGGTCCACGTGTTCTGCGCGGTGCTGGCCTGGTCGCGGTTCCGGTTCGTCCGCTTCGCTGCCGATGAGCAGCAGGCCACGACGTTGGCGATGCTCGCGGAGTGCTTCGAGGTCCTCGGCGGTGTCCCCAAGGTCGTGCTCGCTGATCGGATGGGCTGCCTGAAGGGCGGGGTGGTCGCGAACGTCGTCGTCCCCGCGCCGGACTACGTCCGGTTCGCCACCCACTACCGGTTCCGGCCCGACTTCTGCCATGGGGCCGATCCGGAGTCCAAGGGCATCGTGGAGAACCTGGTCGGCTACGCCAAGGACGACCTGCTGGTCCCGTTCGAGCTCGACGACGACCCGTGGGCCGAGGGCCTGGCTGGGCTCAACATCCGTGCTGTGGCGTGGTGCGAGGAGGTCAACAGCGGCCGTCACAGCGAGATCTGTGAGATCCCCGCGGAGCGGCTGGAGTCGGAACGGGAGTTGCTCGCCGATCTGCCGTCGCTGCGGCTGGAGGTCGGCCCGAAGCCGATCACCAGGAAGGTCGACAAGCTGTCCTGCATCCGGTTCGGATCGGCTCGCTACTCGGTCCCGAACCGGCTCATCGGCACCACGGTCACGGTCCTGGTCGACGAACGCGACCGGGTGCTGCGGGTCATCGAGCCGATCACCGGCGAACTGCATGCCGAACACCAGCTGGTGGCGCCGGGAGAGACATCGATCGTCGATGCCCATTACGACCGCCCACGTCCCGACACCCCACGTCGAGGCGCACGCCCGCGCACGGCGGCCGAGCGGGAGTTCCTCGCCCTGGGCCCGGCCGCCGAGCAGTTCCTGGTCGGTGCTGCCGCCGCGGGTGTCACCAAGCTCAACACCGAGATCGGGGCCCTGCTCACCCTGGGGGCTGCTCACGGCCACCACGCACTGGCCGGGGCACTCGAGCGAGCTGTCGCGTTCGGCCGCTGGCGTGCCGATGACGTCCGGTCGATCCTGGCCACCAACGGCCACGCACCCCGCCCCACAGCCGCGGGGCAGGCGCTGGTGATGACGCTGCCCACCGTGCCGACCAGATCACTGGACGCCTACCGCATCGACCTCGATGCCGAGGGCGGTGAGGGAGCATGA